Sequence from the Ostrea edulis chromosome 8, xbOstEdul1.1, whole genome shotgun sequence genome:
ACTGTATGGAAAACTAAAAGAAAAACTGTGGAGGTTGTTGTACTGATATAGaattaaatcagccaatgtatcaataaaattgtttaagtGATTGATAGATAGTGCGTTATGGATAATTGCAGActgatatcatacatgtttatgaGATTTTTATCGATATCAAGAGATActagtataaaaaaaaagaaatatgaaaggaaGTGAAATTAATAAGTTGTCATAGGGCTTCAAATTGAAGAAAAGATAAAAGGCGATGCAAGTTTCCATCTTGCCACTATCCTTAGGGCAGTCTCGCACATGCTTACTGACCGTGGGCCAactcattaaatttttcttgTTCTTATGATTAATTTATGCCCTAATCTGATTGGCTTCTTCACACTTTTGTGAAGGAAATTTCTCCAATCGTGTTAATTTTTACGGATTTatcttaaggtgggtccttagtcctgaatttttggggtttaagtagcatttttttgtttggaatcaatagattaacattcagagtaatgaaaaaaggcaaattagttaaggatttccatattaattttcattacagtcactactgaagtcatgtaccccatgtagatttttatgaaattcattggaaacagttatttgttgttattttaaaatgaaaaaaataataataatttaaattgcatttatttatcaggaaacatgtcaataactaaaacacatgtcattttcaatatgttcatcaagttttagtataaaaaatgcaaaattattgaattagccttattctccaaaatgttaaaaaacaaactaatatGGACACAacttccttatagcatggtttacatatcattttttctgtttatattagtagatgtacatctgttatagttatttatgaaaaaaaaatccatacctttccttaatgatttcaaatctatagcttccagagtatgtataccccccaTAAAAAActtaagtctggcaccatacagctgagctattcaaaaccactgatggattaaaattttatgtaattacatgaaaagacacagataataattccttatcaccttggtaaaatgtttgtgaaaaatataggaaatctattgcataatggacttgataaataatttaatgaaaacagagttattgtccttggattcaatattttgaaacacattattgactattcaaatataactaagacttttgaaatattttatggctaacaagattttttacaataactattgaagaagactccaacaaaatttatgttccagtcgttaaattattgactttggaaaattttatgacgtcacaggagtgtggaactaagTTAAACAACTGCttttttttcataacatgatcttcgttttcataccgattttgacTTTCTCATTGGtggataattcattaaaattagAAAAGTTCAATGTGTTGGCTCACGTGTGCGAGACTGCCCGTGGGTTTCCAACGAAGGTTTTTATAGGTTATATACAATGCTTACCCAATTCAAACGATTTCAATAAATACCAATAACTTGTAATCGATTTTTATAAGCCATTATTGGCCAATCCTGCTCCTGGGTCACTGGTCATTTCTCACTGTTTCTACTTAAATTGTATGTGACTGTGAAGTTTCCACATAACGATGATGTAATTTCCTCTTGTGACCGTATTataaattgaaagtatacaaCACAAGGATAATTACCTTGTTCATATACACCATATTCGGCGCAGTTTttaacacacatacacaccctcgcgcacacacactctctctcacacacaatGATTGGGGAAAACCTGTATGTAAACATGCAAATGCATAAGAGCACTAGCATACTGTTATAAAGAAAGTATAAATGTTTAGTTATTGAGGACAAACTGCATGTACCCAATTAGATCGAAACTGACTGGTCTAACGGTTATATAGGTGAAAtcgaaaatatgaaatggaCAATCACAGAGGGAAAGGTACTAACAATTAGATTGGAATAGCTCCCCTCGTTCGGACGACTTCCAGATATGCAATGATCATTGTTGGATCCAGAAGGTGGAGGTCTCTTAGGATAGGCCCCCTTTCTTGAATAAAAAAATGCCACATGTTAAAAAAGATCAACGGGTTATTACTCTAACTGTGAGAGAAGTCCTCGCGAGAAATACGAAATTCATTGATGAAAATCAGCAAAGTGTGTGtgtacttaaaaaaaaatcaggagtCCTTTTCACTTTTTCGAAAGAGATGTTACAAAGTCTACATATATAAACtaaaaaatacattgtaaacTATATGCAAAATGTGAAAACTTAAcctattttcacattttactgatgtattataatattccattattacatgtacgtgATTCAACCATAttaaagtaggggtctagtagcgtgacgtcatgtccggatcgaactccgatattggttcacgtactattattatcaaacgtatttttacatttacctggatgttttttaatttagtaaaatgaatacaataacactcaatcacttatatttgagtagactatggctccaatcttctttccattttttgtcatctaattcacacataaaaccagaggtacatatttgtttaattgatatacgGGGGTTTTACaagttaaaattatctgtaaattaaaaaaaaaattcatgatatgcaataatgcacttgtggaattaaataaaacaattctgcacttgctatatatttgttatcttgttatatatttgttatcttgttatatatttgttgacttctattatgtgaaaatcatcttcaaaatggctaTGTTggacaaaaatgtaaatataaattgagatgctgtgaaaatattatgctgagaaagggcagagttttttaaatgtattttaacaagcattcatatatgaacattatatgtgagtttgaatgaaaaatcacaagtcaaatttttaaaatatccatattagtggtgttgcagtgccgtatttttgactgccgagggcctgtattgagttcaattttttaccaccattattaaaaatCATGACactgtgttaaaatttcacttttaattatttagttagccatatttatttcatatttgagggaaaaaattgcagcatcatacctcaaacaaaattttatggacatattctaggacttcttcaatgaattctgatattgccgtttgacaaatgggggtacacgtaataaaaataccacaATTTGCTCGTTATACTGacaaccccccattttttttttttttatcataccctcaaatgaacaatctaagtatttaaactcaaatttttgagaaatcacaagtaggtccaAGACTAGGGACCTATCTTAAGACTTCACTATGTAAACATCGCTCCCAATTGTCATCATCTTTCGaaaccgtttttttttttttaaaacttcttgGTACATCCTATCGTCATTGCTTCTACAGAACACTCATAAGATTAGCATTATTTGCATAATTTTCTTggtattttccataaatttacgAAGAGGAGGATTATCTTAGTTGttattttacaaagaaaaaaGCGATTAATTAAGAAATTCTTGCCCAAAACGCCagaaattatgaatgaaaaatatttatttttctttgtattAGAAGGGGAACACCCGTCCATTTGTGTTCGTTGTCCTAACATCCCTGTCGATGTACCTACCATTAATATCTTAGCATTCACAAACATCCCATTTGTATTCTAATAAAATTTGAACTTCgacatatgcaaggtgaagataacgaacagtgatcaatctcataactcctacaagcaatacaaaatagatagttgggcaaacagggacccctggacacaccagaggtgggatcaggtgcctaggaggagtaagcatcccctgtttttATATCATGTGTCCATGTACAAAGCATGCCCCCTTCAGTAATTCCTGAATCCGCCTATAAATGGTGTATTAGACAAGTCCTACACtgtatgcattaaaaaaaaccctcctaaataaaaaaagaaaaaacaacatttgaatGATTCCGGCTATGTGCGGATCTAgaaggcgggggggggggggggtccggacccccctgGAAATTGCGAAGTTATCAAATGTACATAGTAAAGTAACTAAAAAATGACCTTGGATCCCCCTGGAAAACATGAACCCCTGTAAAGTTATAATTAGGATACGCCATACATATGATGCTGAAGAAGTagtaaagtgccccccccccccccccccccccgaaacaGTTTTCACGTTGTGGAAAGGAGTTTATGTTttacgtttttttttcttttttgcttgtcaagaaatttagaagctggatattttttttacgggggggggggggggggggggggggggcaatacgAAACGATAACAAAAGTCACTGTTTATTCCATTGTTACAATGAAAAAAGGACACTTTGAGGTAAATAAGTTCAAAACAATGGGCAGACAGCATGATAATAACATGTACATAGCTAATTATACGTTAAAGTAAATAAATACCTCTCTGCATTATGCAAAAACCACACTTATTTAACGCTAAGCCGTTATTCCTTAAATATGGGGCTGCCATTGTAACAGgcttgatgtctatcaagcaaagaaCGCTCAATAAATTGAGAGGAGAAAACCTGCATTTACCAAACGATTTGCGATGCCGgaatgccccctctttttccgAGGGAGGGAGGGGCAAAAATCATACCTCTCAAATGAGGTATGTCCATATCATATCTCCAACCTTTAATCATCTATAGTTGTtctgagagaagaaaaaaactgtTCCACCCAACATATTAAGTATGACATATTTTCCtcttaaaataaatacataagacTGAATGGAATGCTTGAGAACAACCCAAGAAATGACATATCCATCTtctgtgtatataattatgccAGATTAATTGGTAGGTAATATTGTGTGGTTTACCAAGCTCCCTGTGACTCGATCAATCCATAGATCTACTATATGGAAAAAATTGACATGACCTTGACCACAGGAAATAGATTTTGATCTCTCCATCGGTGACCTTGATCTCTGATCTAATACTTATATATTTCCTATGATCTGCAATTGTTTTTTagttatataaaaatgaaatgaaacaatgaaaaaacaatatttatttgtttcaaAATGTTGTCCCAGTATTTTCTGGTACAAAGTGATTCCAAATTATTACCATAACAACCCAAACAAGAGGcatatgggccacatcgctcacctgagcactTTGGATACAGAAAAGCAGAAATCAGTTCagaattgaaaagtttaaatgtATGAATGTAAGTGTTTCCAATCTACCCTCCAAGGAggcatggtttgaacaaacttgaatctacactacctgacgATGCTTCcatatttctttgattaaacatagcataaaaagatttttaagaaaaaaagttTCCTTTAAATATCAAAGTAAAAGAATGATTTATAGTGGCCCcgccctaccccccccccccccgcggggatcatgatttgaataaacttgaaactgcactacccaaggatgcttctttATAAATATGACTAATTATGGCTTTgttgttcttaagaagaagttgtttaaagatatttcctctctattcctatgtaaaattttaatcccctGTTATGGCCCCTCCCTaccccctggggtcatgatttgaacaaacttgaaattacaatacctgaggatgcttctgtatttatatgaataattaaGGCTTTGCtgctcttgagaagaattttttttcaagatatttcctatatattgcTATGCAAAACTGTGACACCCTGTTGTGATCCCTGCCATACctccgggggtcatgatttgaacaaaattacaCCCAAACTACCTGATGATGCTTCTGTATTAATATGGCTAATAATGGCTTTGCTGTTCTTGAgtagaagatttttcctatatattcctatgtaaaactttgatctcctactGTGGCCATGCCCTgccccggggatcatgatttgaacaaatttgaatttacacCACTTGAGGATGCTTCCACATAAATATGAATAATCATGACTTAGCTattcttgagaagttgatttctaaatatatttcctatatattcctatgtaaaactttgatatcctACTGTGGCCACGCCTTTTGCCCCTGGcgttatgatttgaacaaaattcaaATCTATTCGATGTCAGAAAGTTATAACAtaagtttcatcttttctggcccagtggttccttagaagaagatttttaaataaccccacccaattttcactatttcttaattatctccccttggaagagggtttggtccttcatttgaacaaatttgaatcccctttacccaatggTACTCTgcgccaagtttggttgaaattggtctagtggttcttgagaagacgatgaaaatgtgaaaagtttataacaacaacgacgacagacaacggacaaattttggtCAGAAAAGCtcgagccttcggctcaggtgagctaataacaCAGCTGAAACACAAAACTACAATAATTACCACATACACAGGATCAGACTACATTGGCCCTATCCTCAGGCCTgtgatatatctatatttgcAGCAAGTTTTTGTTCAATGTTAAAATATGTTTGCATGAATCAACAGTTAATAAGTTGTGcacacgagatattatgtcgtgcgcacgggATAatataagtcgtgcgcacgagataataagtcgtgcacacgagatattatgtcgtgtgcacgagataataagtcgtgcgcacaagatattatgtcgtgcgcacgagataatttTTGCCtagtatctttaaaaaaataaaaattctgtgTCCTTAAAATACCACCGTATAAATGAGAGTTTCTAAGATATACGAAATAATTCAATCTTGGAGTGGAATGTATATTTACCTCCAATTTCAATACATGCATGTTCTACCATGTCGATTCTCTCTAAAATTAAAGAATGAGATAGCatatttgaattgaaataatGTAGCTAAATCGCTTAAAGTAAaatgtgatattgtgatatacCCGTGCATCGTCTTCACTCTTACCTCGTTTGATGGATACTTCTCCTAGAAAACAGGGAAAAAAAGAGAAACAGAATCAATGCTGTATAATAATGTGATATAGTGCATGTATAAATAGTCAATACTTCACAATGTAATTCATTCCAACCAACTCCGTATAACGTCTTATATTTTACCTCGTAGTCTACGAATCTGGGCTACATATTCCTTTGATTTTGTTGGGTTTAAATCACAGTCATGCAAATGGTCTATTCCTCTCTCATACTTGTCGCTTCCGATGACCTCTTTCTCAATCTCTACGACGGACGTTCTCAATTCCTGCCAGTAATCTTCGAAATGTACATCACCAATCGTTCCATTTGTTGAATGACCAGATATGGAATTTCGTAAAAGCCGTATCCTCTCTATGCAAGCAGATACACAATAGTCACCCGAGACTGGGGGGTTTCCCCACCCAGCCCTATGTTTGGAAATATTGCAGATATTTCTCAGAATTTTATACAATAATGATAAATCTAGATCTCTTGATCTGATTGGTGGACTACTTGTTGTAGAAGAATGCGGCGGGTACAGTAAATCCTTTTCCTGTGTATTCGTTATTCTGTCGAGTTTGGATTGATTGATGTCTAACTCTGATCTCAGGTCGCCAGGTTTTATATAGTGAGATAAAACCACCCTCAGGATGTCGCCACAGATCGTCATTAAGAACTGACATAGCCGCGCGAAGTTCTCTTCTCCTTTCTTTGGGTCAAAACACACAACAGACGGACTTGGAGCGTCCCCCATCGTACTGATGTGTTGTTTAATGCACGGATCGTTTCTAAAATAGTTTGAAATTGGTGTACATCATATATGTTTTTTTAActgaataaaacaaataacgAACGTAAAATCTCAAATTTCAATACATCTTGCTATATGATGTGGAGATATTCTATTCACTGTTTATGCTATTGAATATTATACAGCACATAAACTATCAGTCAGTAGATTGATAGattaattgattttatattgtttaacgttcctttCGAGAATTTGTTACtattatggagacgtcaccattgccggtgaaaaactgcaaaatataggcctatgctcggcgcttacggcctttgagcagggcgggatctttatcgtgcaacacctaCTGTGGTATTGGGCCTTggcttttgcggtctcgtctgaaggaccgtcccatttagttgccacttacgacatgcaaggggtactgaggacctattccaacccggacCCTCACAGGTCATTTAGTAGCAATATCATAAAACACGTAAAAATTGTGGTATATGGATTAAATGGTTTTCCTTAAGGTGCAGCTAAACACAATtgctaaataaaatataaatacaatgcTTAGTGTTTAGGACATTCACTTCGCAACCCGGAGATCCTGGTTGGATTGTAGACTCAAGCATCTCAGAAATTCTGACTTCtataacataggtagtgatgtCAAGCTCACGTCAAGCGACACAAAGGTGTGTAGCGATAGTAAAGGAGCGGGTcgaaggatctaattttaatttgattgttGATTAATTTGACAAAGAAAATTGGCGGGTTGTATAAATAGCAGATCATGCTTACTGCCCTGCAAAAGCCAGCACCAAAACGCTTTACAGTATCCATTGCCAGACAGACAAAACTTTGGAAGACCTGTCTATCTATGAGGACATACATCTCAAGGACATAGGAAGTATGAGGAGGAGTTATATAATGGCAGATGTTGTCAAGGATGATGcttcttgtaaattttatactgGTATGTCACCCTCCCctctttttgtttttactttagTTTTGATACAGTTAATATTCAGCATGATGTTTAAACTGCTGTTTATCAATAAACAGAATTACATTTTCAGGCAAaaacacaggggctaagcccgttttgggaccgaaccctgtgataccataaatttagaaaggggtctaactctgacccagataaaaaaaactaaccactcgcttcaaatacctaaaaatcttaaactaggtgcgatatgcgtaatttgccgatctccttgcatagattaatgttttaactatacttgcatgccaaatttcaagtcacaggtTCTTAATATAATAAAGATATACGCCATCGTTCTCTTGATTTCacctgtttatttttactaggatatttaccggtccaggtcacggagtcgtttctcgcctatgacagcagcgacattcagactagtgtggaagattttggacctgtcaattaaaatttcacatcaattatactcTACTTCCTTCCtcattgaaatttgaaattttgtttcacgaaggcctttttttgtaaatttagaaaaatcgaaacgacttcactagtattattttcaacttcacctgtacattaattttcattagtaatgtatggtctactgcgtggttcagtggataaggtcgtcGACTCTTAAATGTTAAgacgttttctatttttaaaacaaccgggttcgactccctcacgaacatattttttttttcatattccttttccatctatttgttttttcttaattgaaacacgcttcaagtttttataaatgtttcatgtcaaatccctgtttattaccatgtgccgagtttgaaataagcttccaacctgggcactgtttagtttgtgaataagactctcaacaaacacgccgaatacagcatgcaatacctgtgttttgatagtcaaggctgctaacgaaAACTTGTATgcttttctgaatgaaagttgttgacaaaggcatggcgccttttacgaaaaaccgttgtgaactttgcataGCTTTGGAAGAAAGACTTTAATGCCAAAcgaggtaaataaccgttaaacatttgggtttatatgtattccagtaggaaattgctatgttgaatcaatttttacaagTACCTGTACTGTGaataatgttgaattttattaGTGCgtattaaataataataaataataataccatatttatatagcacccttttcataccctatgtacgctcaaaggtatcaaacttcccatatattgttttgtggccacggtcatgtacagttgccaattgttggttgtagaaaataatacatacaagTATAAGAGCTTCTGGACTGTAgttgtatagaatattaaatatttgatacactcgtaacatgtaacagtatacattgtatctgatactcaggaAAAGAAGACAagttaattttcacgatttcaaaaattatctttagactacatgcaaggtgaagataatgaacagtgatcaatctcataactcttacaagcaatgcaaaatagatagttgggcaaacacggacccctggacatgtataatgtattgacacataaaatgtataagcCTTGTCCCTAGTACTAgggaatccttcaggtatttCGATctgaatgaaggtcagttctacgtcacgaatGTTGACACGGAgttccgattagggaaaatgtccgcttctgtgcaacaccctcttttcATTTCATTCCATGTTTGAGTTTGTAACATCAGCCAACAAATGTGGAAATAAATACTGATCAAAGAAACAATGGCATCTACACTACAACcaatacaagaggcccaggggccttataggtcacctgagtatcatgtaacaaccttccaatgtttgaattaggtttgtgtttaaatataagaattttacttttggatggaagaaacattgaatagctatgtggtcaaccccgcctttgcaccagaacccctgacccaggggccataaatttcagttttgaaagaagcatccttgatcatcattatcatactattagtttgtctacttaatacccagcagcagaggagaagattttcaaagaaataaaatgcattttcactatatgatcaatagggccccaccctaataccagaacccctgacccagggcccatgaatttcacacttttgaaagaggcatccttgctcatcataaccatgctattggtttgtctacttaatacccaaggacagagaagaagattttcaaagaaataatgcattttcactatatgacttatagagccccaccctagcaccagaacccctgatccaggggccatgaatttcacaatttttaacaagaggtactgtgagcaatgctcactaagaataccccccgcttaccccaatctcccaaagggtgttggtaataggtataaactacctcttttctgagtgttgctacttcgatgtccagtgcgcatgacctttgaccttttgaccccaaaatcgatagggaacatcttcatcccatgggtagtccatatgtatgatattgtgactgtaggtgggaaggataacgctttagagcccggaaaccatagtctacttcaatgtccagtgcgcgtgacctttgaccttttgaccccaaaatcgatagggatcatcttcatcccatgggtagtccatatacatgatatggtgactgtaggtggaaaggataacgctttagagcccggaaaccatattgctacttcaatgtccagtgcgcttgacctttgaccttttgaccccaaaatcgatagggaacatcttcattccatgggtagtccatatatatgatatggtgacggtaggtggaaaggataatgctttagagcccggaaactattgcatctacagacggacggacggacaacccgattccagtataccccgcccccccccccccaacttgttgcgggcggtataaagaggcatccttgctcatcattaccatgctattagtttgtctacttaatacccagagacagagaagaagattttcaaagaatttctacattttcactatatgaccaatagagccccaccctaacacaagaacccctgccccaggggccatgaatttcacaattttggtagagggctcaacgctcattataattatgcccacagtttggcttcttgatgtccaggagtaaagaagaagattttttaaaattgcactcattttgatggtttttgccccacccttcaggccccgggggggggggggggcgggggcagggaccacaaatttcacaatttttgttcccctccacccacagatgctatatgccaaaattggttgaaattggttcaggggtttcagagaaaaagctgaaaatgttcaaatgttaacgcacgacgcacgacgaacgacgacggacaaaaacagatagcaataggtcacctgaataattcaggtgacctaaaaagggTACTCGCTTATTACATACAGCCCCTTTTCTCGCTTTATCGGCTTCTCCTTCAGATCAACAGCTGTACGAATTACGTTTAAAATCAGGACCAATCGCTAAATCCAGTGATTTAACAGCTTCCCATAGTTTGACAA
This genomic interval carries:
- the LOC125660883 gene encoding uncharacterized protein LOC125660883 isoform X4, yielding MGDAPSPSVVCFDPKKGEENFARLCQFLMTICGDILRVVLSHYIKPGDLRSELDINQSKLDRITNTQEKDLLYPPHSSTTSSPPIRSRDLDLSLLYKILRNICNISKHRAGWGNPPVSGDYCVSACIERIRLLRNSISGHSTNGTIGDVHFEDYWQELRTSVVEIEKEVIGSDKYERGIDHLHDCDLNPTKSKEYVAQIRRLRGEVSIKRERIDMVEHACIEIGEENEAKKARLDKVEKSVSDMKGAVLRMRSQKPRPRVAVSVAR
- the LOC125660883 gene encoding uncharacterized protein LOC125660883 isoform X3 — encoded protein: MGDAPSPSVVCFDPKKGEENFARLCQFLMTICGDILRVVLSHYIKPGDLRSELDINQSKLDRITNTQEKDLLYPPHSSTTSSPPIRSRDLDLSLLYKILRNICNISKHRAGWGNPPVSGDYCVSACIERIRLLRNSISGHSTNGTIGDVHFEDYWQELRTSVVEIEKEVIGSDKYERGIDHLHDCDLNPTKSKEYVAQIRRLRGEVSIKRERIDMVEHACIEIGEENEAKKARLDKVEKSVSDMKGAVLRMRSQKPRPRVAKSSQLPKKKY